The genome window TTTTCTCAAACTTCGACTTCGTTTAGTTATCAAAAAAGGATTTCCACTTCAATCCCTATTGCATTTTATTAATTTCTAAACTCGAGCTTCGAAATTCGTTTTTTTAAGAATATCTTTTCTTTCTAATCCAAAATCCAATTCCAGCTAATAAAGCAATAATAGCAGTTGGAACAAGTAGATTAATCATTTGCCAAGTAGATTTTTCTTGTAAAACAGTTGTTTCGCTCAACAAAGGAATCTCTAATTTACGATTACGTAGAGCCAAGAAATCAGAATCACCTAATAAATAATCCATCGCATTCATTACAAATGTTTGGTTGGCGTATGTTTTCGGTTTTCCGTCTGGATTATCTGGACGAACCGAAAATTTATTTTCTCCTAATTGCATCGGAATTCCTCTCCACAAAGCATTTTTCAAAACATCTCCGTCCGAAATAACGATCATTTTTCCGTCAGTAGTTTTCGGTTTGAAATTCGGAAATTCTTTACGTTCGTAACGCGAAGCATAAGCCGAATTGAAATTACCTTCTAACAAAACTGCCATCGGAATTTTTCCCATTTTATATTCTTCAGGATTCTCGATTTCAACTTCGTTTAATTGAATATAATTTAAAGCAGGTTTCAAACTTGATTGTTCAGAAGAACTCAATAAAACCGTTTGCTTAATATTTGGATTTTTTAGTAATTCGATTGGATTTGCAAATTGGAATAAAACAGGATCGATTGAACTTGTAATTGGGTTTTCTTCTCCTTTAATTCCTAACTCAAAATAAGGCCAATTGTAATAATTGTAACTTGTATTTCCTGCCGTTTCACCATCAGCCAAAACAATTTGCGCCCCATTCATATCCTTTATAACAGCCGGATGAATGCGAACACCATAATTGAATAAGAAATCATTTAACTTCAAATCTCTTGGAAAAGCAACGATTTTTCCACTTCGGAAAATAGAATCCATTTCAGCATCGACAGTTTCCACAGCCATCATCATTTTTCCACCATTCATGATATATTGATCCAAAACCAATTTATCCATATCAGAAAAAGGTAATGTAGGTTTTGCGATAATTAACGCATCAAAACGTTTCAAACTATCCAAATCAGAAGGTTGTAAAGTAAACGATTTGTTTGCAATTGGATTAAGGTAGATCTCAACATCATATTTTTCTGACAAAGCAGAACCTAATCCTTGAATATTAGCTTCTGGTAATTCGTCATGATGAACGATAAAACCAACTCTTTTGCGCTCAAAATTGGTTGCTTTCTGAATTTTTTCGGCAAATAAATATTCTAATTTTTCTGTTGAAGCCAACGCTAATTTATCAAATGGAGTAGAAGGGTCATTGACCAAAACCTCCATATAAGTCGATTTGTCGCCGTAAGTTAATTTTGCGTACGGATAAACATTCAAAATTCCTTTGTCGGTTTTAATCGGAACTGGAGTCAATTTATTTTGCTCTAATTCGGCTTGTCCTAAATCGACAGGATCAATAAAAGAATAAGAAATATTGCTATTTTTTTCGCGAAGTTCGTCTAATAAAAACTGAATTTCGTTTTTCAAAATTCTGTAATCGCCCGTTAAATCTCCACCCAAAAGAATTTCAATTTTAAGCGGTTGTTTTACATTTTCTACTAACTTTTCTGTTGTAGAAGTTAACGTAAAACGTTTGTCTTTCGTCATGTCAATTCGTGTGTAAACAAATTGAGCGATGATAAAAAGCGCGATAAATGCGATGAAAGTAATTAGATGTTTTTTGTTTAATTTTTTCATGGCACTATTTTTTATTTTCAAGATTAACGATTGAAATTTGATTTAAAATTCCAATCAAAATCAAAAAGTAAAGTAAATCTCGTGTGTCAATAATTCCTTTCAAAAACTGGTTGTAATGTGTAAAACTTCCAATTTTTTGAACATAGAAATCCATCGAACCAAGTAAATTATAAGACGCTAAACTTTCGAATCCATAAAAAATAATGAAGCAAAAGAAAACCGCCAAAACATAAGCCATTACTTGATTCTTGGTAATAGAAGAGGTAAATAAACCAATTGCGGCGAATAAGTTTCCTAAAAAGAAAAGTCCTAAATAGCCAGAAAAAATTGTTCCGTAATCTAATTCTTGTTCAGGCATCAAAAATTCTTGCAACGTAATGATGAACAAGAAAGTTGAAAGCAGACAAAAAACGACAACTGAAACGACTGCTAAATATTTGCCCCAAATAATTTGGTTATTTTTTATAGGTAGTGTAAATAACCACAATAATGTGCCGTTTGCTTGCTCTTCCGCGATTAATTTCATCGTTAAAGCTGGAATCATGAATAGAAAAATCCAAGGTCCGACAAAGAAAAAACTATTTAAAGTTGCATTTCCCGTATTGAAAACATTGAATTCGTTATCAAAAAACCAAAGGAACAAAACCGAAACGATAACAAATGTCGCGGTTGCTAAATAGGCGGTGAAGCCTAAATAAAAATTGGAAAACTCTTTTTTGAAGATCGTCCACATGTTATTTTTTATTATTACGATTAATTAAACGTACAATAAGCATAAGTAGTATACCACAACCAAAGAAACTGACAATTGACCAATACCAATCTCGACCAAAATCTGTTTTTTGAATCACAGCAAACACGATAACAAATAATAAAATTGTTGCCAATTCGTTCATCATTCGCAGTTGAACAGAAGTGTATTTGAAAACTTTATTTTGAATTTGTTTCAACGTTCGCCAGCACCAAAAATGATAAATTAATAAAACACTTATCATTCCCAATTTACTTTTCATCCAAGGCATATGCAGCAAACCTTGATTTTTGTAAAGCATATTCAATCCCATTGTAATCAAAATAACCAAAGCAGGAGCGGTAATTACATTCCATAATTTTTTCTCCATGTAGGTATATTGATCCTGCAAAATTGATTTTTTTGGTTCTTCCATTTGTTGCGTTTCTGTATGATAAATCATTAAACGAACAATGTAAAATAAACCAGCAAAGTAACTTACCACGAAGATAACGTGTATTGCTTTGTATATTAAATAATTATAAGTCATATAGTTATTGTAAACTCTCTAATACTAAATTTTCTCAGCGTTAATTTTCAAATTCAATTGTAATTGTATCGTTTTTCTTCAATCCCATTAACTGATTCGCACCTCCTGATATCGTTGGATTACTTTTGTATAAAGTAACTTCTAAGAATCCTGCCGAATTAAACAAACACAATGTTCGCCCAAAAGCTTGCACTTCTTTGTTAAAATCTTGTACAACTTCGTTGTAATGCTCATAAATAACAGTAATATCGGTCATCGAGAAATCTTTTTGACGAAGCAAAATTTTATATTTTCTGTCTTGTGCAATTTCATCGAAAAAATCTTTTGAAATATTACTTACAACATTCCCAAAATGATCAATATAAATCACATTTCCTATGATATATTTATCATCGCGATAAATTGGTTTCAACTCATTCAATTGTTTCATTTCTGTACGTTTGTTCCCTAAAAGAGCCGGAACTCCGCCACGCGCCAAGTGACATGCAACTGGCACAAAACAATTTTTCATTGGAAATAGACTGTCTATTCCTTCTGGATAAGCAGTGATTTCGTAAATTTCTTCTGGTTGATTTTTTTGACAAATCAAGGATAAAATTCCATTATCTGCACAAATAAAATAATGATGATTGATTAATGCACAAATTGGCTTTTGATAAGGCGTACTTAAGGCATTAATCCCAATAATATGTATAGTTCCTTCAGGAAATTCTTCGTAAGAATTACGAATGATATAGGCAGCTTCAGATAAATCATAAGGATTAACATGATGCGAAATATCTACAATTGTAACATCGGCCAATTCCTTTAGAATTGCGCCTTTAACGCTAGAAACAAAGTAATCTTTGACTCCAAAATCCGATGTTAATGTAATAATTGCCACTATTCTCTAATAATTAGCAAATATATTGTTTATTATTCTTTATTTTTGTGTAAGTGAACCAAAAAAACAATCTCATTTGACAGAAATTAATATTGAATTAGCCGAAATTAATGCTCAAGATTTTTATGGTGCTAATAATGAACATCTAAAAAGAATCAAAGAATATTATCCAAAATTAAAGATTGTTGCTCGCGGAAGAGAGTTGACAGTATTTGGAAATGAAGATGTTCTGAAAGTATTTGACCAAAAAATGCAAAGAGTAATTCAGCATATTCACAAATACAATCGACTATCTGATCGCGAACTCGAAATCATTATGACCGAAGATAATAATGAAATGCTTCAAATGAAAAAAGAAGACGAAATTATTGTACACGGTGTAAATGGTAAAATCATCAAACCTCAAACGCCTAATCAACAAAAGCTGGTACAAACTGTTTACAACAAAGATATGGTCTTTGCAATTGGACCTGCTGGTACGGGAAAAACCTATACGGCTGTTGCATTGGCGGTACAAGCGTTGAAGAACAAAGAAGTTCGCCGAATTATTATGACGCGTCCTGCTGTAGAAGCTGGAGAAAATTTAGGTTTTTTACCAGGTGATATGAAAGATAAATTAGATCCATATTTACAACCTTTGTACGATGCGTTGAAAGATATGATTCCGTTCGAGAAGCTTTCGTCTTATACAGAAAAAGGAGTGATAGAAGTTGCGCCTTTAGCATTTATGCGTGGTCGAACGTTGGACGGAGCTTTTGTAATTCTTGATGAAGCACAAAATACAACGTATGCCCAGATGAAAATGTTTTTGACGCGTATGGGAAAAAATTCTAAATTTATTATCACAGGAGATCCTGGTCAGGTCGATTTACCACCAAAACAAAAATCTGGTTTACGTGAAGCGATTAATATATTGAAAGATGTAAAAGATATCGGATTTATTTATTTGGATGATAAAGATGTTGTTCGACACAAGATTGTTCGCGAAGTCTTGAAAGCTTACAAAGTGAGTGAAGATAAAGAGCGAGAGAAAATAGATATAAAAAAGTAAATCAAAAAGCCAATTGTTTCTAAGAGCAATTGGCTTTTCGATTTAATATTTATGGCAGAATATTAAATTTATTCTTTTAGTGGATTAGTTTTTAAAGTAAAACCTAAAATGTTAAACGCTAATCCTATTGGCAAAATCATTCCTGCAATTAAGCTCATTCTATTAGAATCAGAAAATTCTAAGATTAATAAAATTGAAGTTAATATTAAAACTAATCCCGTTATATATAATATGTTTTTCATTTTATTATAAATTGTAATTCAATCAAATATAATGATTTATTTCTAATTTTTGTAAAAAATATTCAATTCTAAAATCAAGTAAATGTCATTCCAACAAAAGGGGAAATCTAAAATAAACTTATAACTAACAACTCAACACTTAAAACTTTTTCACATCAACCAACCTTTTTGTAATTTGTTGCATCTAACTTACAAATCAAACAATATGAAAAAGTTATTTTCTTTTTTCTTCGTTTTTGTTGGAATGTTTTTTTCTACAAAAATAAATGCGCAAGATATTCGAATCGGATTTCCGCGTATCGAAATCGGTGAACGCCCAGACGAAAATTCTGTGAGTTTGCAATCGATGGATGTACAAATTGAGATTTTTGGAAATTTAGCCAAAACGACAACAACTTTAGTTTTTATGAATTCGTCAAGTCGAAATCTCGAAGGGAATTTAGTTTTTCCTTTGCCCGAAAACACGACGGTTAATGGATATGCAATTGATATTAATGGAAAATTGCGAAATGCAGTTCCCGTTACAAAAGCGCGTGCGGTTGAGGTTTTCGAAAGTATTCAGAAGCAAAATATCGATCCCGGAATTATCGAAAAAGTAGAAGGAAATAATTTCCGAACTCGAATTTCTCCGATTCCAGCAAAAGGTTCGCGTACGATTCAGTTGTCATATTACCAAGAATTGAAATTGGATAAATCGTCGTATCAATATCATTTGCCATTAGATTCTTCGAAGAAGATTGCGAAGTTTAATTTGACAACAAAAGTGTACAATGCTGCTGAAAAACCGCAATTAATTGAAACGCCAGATGGCTCGT of Empedobacter falsenii contains these proteins:
- a CDS encoding PhoH family protein — translated: MTEINIELAEINAQDFYGANNEHLKRIKEYYPKLKIVARGRELTVFGNEDVLKVFDQKMQRVIQHIHKYNRLSDRELEIIMTEDNNEMLQMKKEDEIIVHGVNGKIIKPQTPNQQKLVQTVYNKDMVFAIGPAGTGKTYTAVALAVQALKNKEVRRIIMTRPAVEAGENLGFLPGDMKDKLDPYLQPLYDALKDMIPFEKLSSYTEKGVIEVAPLAFMRGRTLDGAFVILDEAQNTTYAQMKMFLTRMGKNSKFIITGDPGQVDLPPKQKSGLREAINILKDVKDIGFIYLDDKDVVRHKIVREVLKAYKVSEDKEREKIDIKK
- a CDS encoding CopD family protein; protein product: MTYNYLIYKAIHVIFVVSYFAGLFYIVRLMIYHTETQQMEEPKKSILQDQYTYMEKKLWNVITAPALVILITMGLNMLYKNQGLLHMPWMKSKLGMISVLLIYHFWCWRTLKQIQNKVFKYTSVQLRMMNELATILLFVIVFAVIQKTDFGRDWYWSIVSFFGCGILLMLIVRLINRNNKK
- a CDS encoding SAM hydrolase/SAM-dependent halogenase family protein; the encoded protein is MAIITLTSDFGVKDYFVSSVKGAILKELADVTIVDISHHVNPYDLSEAAYIIRNSYEEFPEGTIHIIGINALSTPYQKPICALINHHYFICADNGILSLICQKNQPEEIYEITAYPEGIDSLFPMKNCFVPVACHLARGGVPALLGNKRTEMKQLNELKPIYRDDKYIIGNVIYIDHFGNVVSNISKDFFDEIAQDRKYKILLRQKDFSMTDITVIYEHYNEVVQDFNKEVQAFGRTLCLFNSAGFLEVTLYKSNPTISGGANQLMGLKKNDTITIEFEN
- the gldG gene encoding gliding motility-associated ABC transporter substrate-binding protein GldG, producing MKKLNKKHLITFIAFIALFIIAQFVYTRIDMTKDKRFTLTSTTEKLVENVKQPLKIEILLGGDLTGDYRILKNEIQFLLDELREKNSNISYSFIDPVDLGQAELEQNKLTPVPIKTDKGILNVYPYAKLTYGDKSTYMEVLVNDPSTPFDKLALASTEKLEYLFAEKIQKATNFERKRVGFIVHHDELPEANIQGLGSALSEKYDVEIYLNPIANKSFTLQPSDLDSLKRFDALIIAKPTLPFSDMDKLVLDQYIMNGGKMMMAVETVDAEMDSIFRSGKIVAFPRDLKLNDFLFNYGVRIHPAVIKDMNGAQIVLADGETAGNTSYNYYNWPYFELGIKGEENPITSSIDPVLFQFANPIELLKNPNIKQTVLLSSSEQSSLKPALNYIQLNEVEIENPEEYKMGKIPMAVLLEGNFNSAYASRYERKEFPNFKPKTTDGKMIVISDGDVLKNALWRGIPMQLGENKFSVRPDNPDGKPKTYANQTFVMNAMDYLLGDSDFLALRNRKLEIPLLSETTVLQEKSTWQMINLLVPTAIIALLAGIGFWIRKKRYS
- a CDS encoding ABC transporter permease subunit — its product is MWTIFKKEFSNFYLGFTAYLATATFVIVSVLFLWFFDNEFNVFNTGNATLNSFFFVGPWIFLFMIPALTMKLIAEEQANGTLLWLFTLPIKNNQIIWGKYLAVVSVVVFCLLSTFLFIITLQEFLMPEQELDYGTIFSGYLGLFFLGNLFAAIGLFTSSITKNQVMAYVLAVFFCFIIFYGFESLASYNLLGSMDFYVQKIGSFTHYNQFLKGIIDTRDLLYFLILIGILNQISIVNLENKK